The genomic window GGAGGGACCCGAGGACAAGCTTCAGATATCCTGATTTATGCGAACCAGATCCAAAAGATACGAGAGCAGTCGAATCAGATCATGCAGTACCacctcaacaaggccaagggccaCGACAAGTACACGATCGAGGAGATCAACGACTTAATGGAGCGAGACAAGTACCTGTCGCCAGATGAGGCCTTGGAGCTGGGTGTTATTGATGAGATTCTGACGAAGCGACCTGACTCggagcaggagaagaaggacggaCAATCGGAAGCTCCCAAGACCAGCTAGGATCGAAGGGTTGAGGGAGGGAAAGGACAGTGGTTCAGCGAGAATTGGACATGTCACTGACGTTCAAGCAGAGCATGCCTGTCAGCTTCATGCTGAATGTTTAGCCTACGCCATGTACAACTAGATATCGATTGACCTAGCAATGCATCTATTTTGGCTGATTTAGTCACAACATCGGCGCGGCTTACCCGCCAAGGGCGCCAATCTCGGGCTCAGGGTTACTACTTTCTTCAATCCGAAACAGACAAAGATAAGCCTAGAGCAGAACcgcatcatcaaggtcctccCCAGACGAATGAGGTTCAAACGTTCCAGACTGAGCGATTATTAGCAATGCCAGGGGCTGGGAGACGTCAATCCTTGGGAGAAAACCGCGCGCCCAGATGGCCTAGTCCTGCTGTCAGATTGGTTAAGACGAGGGACGGCGGTTTGACTCGTAGGGATATAGAGTGGGACGCTCTCCAGTTCACGGCGTTTTGCGCGGTTACTGGGGTTTGGAGGTGTTTTgggttggtgatgcaggGGAGCGTCAATTGGTGTTCTATGAGTACAAACTTGGGAGGTGACGAGGTTATGATCAACAGCTCTCCAGAAAGAATAAGAATATCCAATTGAAGCCATCAGGTCTCTTGCCCCCATTCAAGAGGTGAGCTTCATAATAGTTCCTCTCCTCATGAAAGGAAAATGCCGGTATCCAGATCAACGCACCTAACGAGGCTTGACGTCATGCCTTTATCCACAAGCCCCACTCAAGGTACCCCTCGATGCCCCTCCATGTTCCAACGGGAAGTTTTGGAGGGGAACCCTTAAAGCCACCAGTTGCCTGAAGATCCTGAGGAAGATCAGCAATATTTTCCGTGTTTCtttcgtttcttcttctctcatcCTTTTCGCGGTAAGAGCTGTTCAAGATGGAGTACGATACCAAGACCCGTGAGTGTCTCGAAGTGTTGGTAGACCTGCGACTAACTGCCTGATTACAGCGGTGTCTGTCACCAGCGATCCCAAGTCGTTTGCTAGCGACTCGGTCCGACAGCGATGGCCTGTCATTCTGGTGAGAAGTCCGAATGTGCCAGATGGAGTCCAGCTGCTGACGCGACCAGACCCAATCCATTGACGACGTTTACCGAGCTgtcaccaaggccaccgacCCCGAGGCTATCGCAgagggcaagaagatcattgagaagctggctgGTCTCAAGTACGAGGTCGAGCACGACCGAAAGCTCACGTACGGAATTGCCTCACCGTCGAACAATTCGAAGCTGACTTCCATAGTCCCATCCccgacgatggcttcacagATGAGATTACAGCATACaacaaggaggttgaggcgcTAGGCCCTGATGCCCACTGGTACGATGTGCCTTGGCTCTTCTCCGAGTGCTACATGTATAGGTACGAAACTCAAGAAGCTTCTGACCAAACCAATGCTTACACCCAACAGACGCATCAGCACCTTCTTCCGCCTAACCAAGCACTGGAAAAACTACGACATGTTTGCCCGCCAGAAGATGGACACGTTCCGATCGTCGCGGCCGGccgtcctcgagctcgccagCAAGTACAGACAGTTTGTTGAGCAGCTCCGCGCCGACAAGGACTCGACCCAtgacgccaacgccgagaGGCTCCTCTTCACCGAGATGTTTGAGATTTGCCTCTGGGGCAACGCCACCGATCTGTCCCTTCTCACCAACCTGACCTACGAGGATATTCAGAAGCTGCAGGGTGCTGAGGCTCGTAAGGCGGCTGAGAAGAACATTCTGGTTAACGACCTTCCCAAGGCGTATGAGATTCTGAAGAAGGCTCAGGCtgagggcaagaaggagcGCCGTGTTGACTTTGTCCTTGACAATGCTGGATTTGAGCTGTACGTCGACCTTATCTTGGCCGGCTACCTGCTCTCTTCAGGTCTTGCTACTCAGATTGTCCTTCGACCCAAGTCCATCCCCTGGTTCGTTTCGGATGTTCTGCCCAGCGATTTCAGCGGcctcctcaacgccatcgccaaccctCGTGCCCTGTACGAGACTGCttctgaggatgaggagcttcAGGGCAAGACCCCTGAGCCTCTGTCTGATGAGGCCGAGGGAGACCTCAAGTTTCTTTTCCAGGAGTGGGCCACATTCCACTCCGAGGGTCAGCTCATTCTCCGTCCTAACCGATACTGGACTGCCGGTGGTAGCTTCTGGCGACTGCCTCATGAGAATCCCGAACTGcacgaggagctcaagcctGCGGAGCTTATCATCTTTAAGGGTGACCTGAACTACCGAAAGCTGACTGGTGATGTGAGTTATCCCTACTGTCCTGAGAAGTACAGCGCTGACAAATAATTAGGCCTGGTGGCCGGCCACCACACCCTTCACCGAGGCTCTCGGCCCC from Fusarium keratoplasticum isolate Fu6.1 chromosome 10, whole genome shotgun sequence includes these protein-coding regions:
- a CDS encoding Sugar phosphate phosphatase produces the protein MEYDTKTPVSVTSDPKSFASDSVRQRWPVILTQSIDDVYRAVTKATDPEAIAEGKKIIEKLAGLKYEVEHDRKLTPIPDDGFTDEITAYNKEVEALGPDAHWYDVPWLFSECYMYRRISTFFRLTKHWKNYDMFARQKMDTFRSSRPAVLELASKYRQFVEQLRADKDSTHDANAERLLFTEMFEICLWGNATDLSLLTNLTYEDIQKLQGAEARKAAEKNILVNDLPKAYEILKKAQAEGKKERRVDFVLDNAGFELYVDLILAGYLLSSGLATQIVLRPKSIPWFVSDVLPSDFSGLLNAIANPRALYETASEDEELQGKTPEPLSDEAEGDLKFLFQEWATFHSEGQLILRPNRYWTAGGSFWRLPHENPELHEELKPAELIIFKGDLNYRKLTGDAWWPATTPFTEALGPMGPSSGLNVLSLRTCKADVVVGLPEGKDEELRNLEGGGGDTGARRWAWHGKWAVVCLSQGH